The Microterricola viridarii genome segment CGAGGCCGCGGGCGAGGACTACGCCGACCTCTACATCCACACCCCCAACTACTCGGTCGTCGAGACCGCCGACCTGCTGCCGTTCTTTGCGCAGAAGGCGCCGCTGGAGGCGCCCGGCATCGAGAGCCACTACATCAACGCCGGCTACGTGCTGGCCGGCCTCGCCCTGGAGAAGGCGACCGGGCTCAGCTACCGCGCCTACATCGAGCGCGACGTCTTCGCCGCAGCCGGCATGAAGTCGAGCGGCTTCTTCGACCGCCGCGACGCCACCCCGAACGTCGCTGAGGGCTGGGACCAGGCCGAAGACGGCAGCTGGGAGTCCAACATCTACAAGGCCCCGCCGATCGGCGGGCCAGACACCGGCGCGCACGCGACCGCTGAAGACCTGCTGCGCTTCCTCACCGCCCTGCGCACCGGCGTGCTGTTGAACCCCGAATTCACCAGCGAGTTCTTCACCCCGCAGGTGGAGCACGACGAGGAGACGTTCTACGGCCTCGGCCTCGAATTCGACATGAACGAGGACGGCAGCGTGCGCTCCTACTTCAAGGACGGCATCAGCGCCGGCGCCAGCGGCATCCTGCGGCACTACCTCGCGGAGGGCATCGACGTCGTCGTGCTCAGCAACGCCGAGGAGGGCGCCTGGGACGTCATCCGCGAACTCGACGAGCGCCTGGGCGGCTAACGCCTCCCCGGCCTGGTCGGGTGCCGAAGCCAACACCGCGCACCCCTAGGCCCTCGCCGCGCGCATCGCTAGGCTGACCCCACACAAGCAAGGGGGCCTCGTGTTCGGACTTTCCGGCTGGCACGTTTTGATCATTCTCACGGTGTTGATCCTGATGGCGGCCGTCGTGGTCGGCATCATCTTCCTGGGCGTCTTCCTCACCCGCCGCGCGGCCCCCGGCGTGCCCGCGCCTGCCACATCCGCCCCCGCGCCTGCCCGCCCGGAGTCGAGCCCGGCCGAGCTGCGGGCGGCCCGCCTCGCCGAGATCGAGGACCTGAGCACGACCGGCCTTCTCAGCCAGTCCGAGTACGAGGCGAAGCGGGCCGAGATCCTCGGCGAGATCTAGCGCGAGCCGCCGCCGAGCAGGCGGGGCCCGCCAGCCTGCTCGGCCCGCAACGGCTTCGCCATTTCCAGCTCCAACTGCTTGGGATTCAGCGGGTACGGCTGCACGGCGCCCGTCTCCTCGAAGCCGCGCCGCTTGTAGAAGCGGCGGGCAGCCGTGCTGTCCTGGTGCACCTCCAGCGTGAGCACGTCGCCGTGCAGGCCCGCCCACTCCTCGATACCGTCGAGCAGGGCGTCGCTGACCCCGGAGGTCGCCCCGCGCCAGCCCGGCGAGACGTACACGCCGACCAGCCGCGCGCCCGCGGCGCCCACCGGCAGGATTGCCGCCATCGTGCCGACCCAGCGGCCGGCCTCCGCGCCGTCGGTGAGTATCGCCGCGAGGCTGATGGCCCCCGGCCCGGCCGTCCTGGCCGCGCGCCGCCGCCAGCCGGACTCGTCGCGCGCCGCGGCATCCGCCACCGTCTCGAGGTAGGCGTGCGGGGTGTCGGCGAGCATCTCCAGCCGGAGCGCGCGGATCTCGGCCCAGTCCTGCTCGGTCGTGCGGCGAACCTCGAACAGTGCGGCAGTCATGGCACCCAGTCTGCCCGAACCCGGCTACGTCGCAGATCTGGAAGGCGCCCGAACCTCGTGCTATGTTTGCGATACGCACATACGTGCGCTCAGCAAACATTCTGACAACGCGGTTGGTGGGTTCGGCATGATCTCGAAGGTGGTCCCCGCCGTCACGGATGCCGTGGCCGGCATCGCGGACGGCGACACGATTCTGGTCGGCGGCTTCGGCCGGGCCGGCCAACCGGTGGAGCTGATCGACGCGCTGCTCGCCCAGGGCGCGCGCGACCTCACCATCGTCAGCAACAACGCCGGCAACGGCGACCTCGGCCTCGCGGCCCTGCTGGCGGAGGGCCGGGTGCGCAAGATGGTGTGCTCGTTCCCGCGGCAGTCCGACTCGCACGTCTTCGACCGGCTCTACCGGGCCGGCGAGGTCGAGTTGGAGCTGGTGCCGCAGGGCAACCTGGCCGAGCGGATCCGTGCGGCCGGTGCCGGCATCGGCGCCTTCTTCACCCCGACCGGGGTCGGCACGGTGCTCGCCGAGGGCAAGGAGTCGCGCACCATCGACGGCGTCGACTACGTGCTCGAGTACCCGATCCGGGCCCAGTTCGCCCTGATCAGCGCCTACCGGGCCGACCGGTGGGGCAACCTCGTCTACCGCAAGACCGCCCGCAACTTCGGGCCGGTGATGGCCACGGCGGCCGCGACCACGATCGTGCAGGTCGACGAGATCGTCGAACTGGGCGGCCTCGACCCCGAGGCCGTCGTCACCCCCGGCATCTACGTCGACCGGGTCGTGCAGGTGCCGGGCAGGCCCTGGCTGCGAGACGGCCAATTCCACGGGAGCGCAGCATGACCACCAGCCCCAGCATCACCAGCCGGCTCAGCCGCGACGAGCTCGCCGCTCGCATCGCCCGCGACATCCCAGAGGGCTCCTACGTGAACCTCGGCATCGGAGCTCCCACCCTGGTCTCCAACTACCTGCCGCGCGACCAGGAGATCATCCTGCACACCGAGAACGGCATGCTCGGCATGGGCGAGGAGCCGGCCCCCGGCGACGTCGACCCCGACCTGATCAACGCCGGCAAGCTGCCTGTGACCGAGCTGCCCGGCGCCTCGTACTTCCACCACGCCGACTCCTTCGCCATGATGCGCGGCGGGCACGTCGACGTCTGCGTGCTCGGAGCCTTCCAGGTGTCCGAGCGGGGCGACCTGGCGAACTGGAGCACCGGCGCCCCCGGCGCCATCCCCGCCGTCGGCGGCGCCATGGATCTGGCCGTCGGCGCCAAGCAGGTCTACGTGATGACCGACCTGCTCGACAAGACCGGCGCCTCCAAGCTCGTCGCCGCCTGCAGCTACCCGCTCACCGGGGTGCGCTGCGTCACCCGGGTGTACACCGACCACGCCGTCTTCGACGTGGGGTCGGCCGGCTTCGTCATCCGCGAACTCTTCGGCGACAACACCCGCGAAAGCCTGCAGGCACTGACCGGGCTGAAGCTCGCCGAGCCCACCATGACGGAGGTATCAGCATGACCGCCAGCTTCATCTACGACGCCGTGCGCAGCCCGTTCGGCCGCTACGGCAAGGGGCTGGCCGAGGTGCGCCCCGACGACCTCGCCGCCGGCACGCTCAACAGCCTGCTCGCCCGACACCCCGGCCTCGACCCGGCCCTGATCGACGAGATCCTGCTCGGCGCCGCCAACCAGGCCGGCGAGGACAACCGCAATGTGGCGCGGATGACGGCGCTGCTCGCCGGCCTGCCGACCAGCGTCACCGGGGCCACCGTGAACCGACTCTGCGGCTCCGGCATGGAGAGCGTCATCCAAGCCAGCCGCGCGGTCGAGAGCGGCGACGCCTCGCTGATCGTCGCCGGCGGCGTCGAGTCGATGAGCCGGGCGCCCTGGGTGCTGCCGAAGCCCGGCCGCACCTTCCCGGCCGGCAACGAGACGCTGCACTCCACGACGCTCGGCTGGCGCCTGGTCAACCCGCGGATGCCGAAGCAGTGGACGGTCGGCCTCGGCGAGACCGCCGAGATGCTCGCGGACCGCTTCGACATCTCGCGCGAGGAGCAGGACGCATTCGCGCTGCGCAGCCACCGGCTGGCCGCCGAAGCCTGGGACGCCGGCATCTATGACGCCGAGGTCGCTGCAGTGCCCGGCACCAGCGTCAGCCGAGACGAGGGCGTCCGCGCCGACTCCACGCTCGAGGCCCTCGGCGGCCTGAAGCCCGCCTTCCGGTCGGAGGGGTCGGTCACCGCCGGCAACTCCTCCCCGCTGAACGACGGGGCATCGATGCTCTTCGTCGGCGGCGAGCAGACGGCGCTTGGCATCGACCCGCTCGCCCGCATCATCGGCCGCGGCGTCGCCGGCAACAACCCGGACGAGTTCGGCATCGCACCCGTCGAGGCCGCCAACCGCGCGCTCGCCCGCGCGGGCAAGAGCTGGGCGGATGTCGACGTGCTCGAGATCAACGAGGCCTTCGCCTCGCAGGCCCTGGCCTGCCTGCGGCTCTGGCCGGACTTCGACCCGGCGAAGGCCAACATCCACGGCGGCGCGATCGCCATCGGGCACCCGCTCGGCGCCTCCGGCGGCCGCATCATCGGCCACCTCGCCCACGAACTGGCCCGCCGCGGCGGCGGTGTCGGCGTGGCCGCCATCTGCATCGGCGTCGGGCAGGGTCTGGCCGTCGTGCTCGAACGCTAACCTGAAGCACATGGAGACCAAGCCGAGCAGCGACTACGTGCAATCACTGGCGCGCGGCCTGGCCGTCATCGGCGCCTTCGATGCCGAGAACCCGGAGCTCACCCTCAGCGACGTCGCCGCGCGCACCGAGCTGACCCGGGCGACCGCCCGGCGGTTCCTGCTGACCCTGGCCGAGCTCGGCTACGTGCGTGCGGACGGGCGGGTCTTCTCGCTCACCCCGAAGGTGCTGGAGCTCGGCTACAGCTACCTCTCGGCCCTCGGCCTGCCCGAGCTGCTGCAGCCCTTCCTCGCTGAGCTCTCGCACGAGCTCGGCGAGTCGACATCCGCCGCCATCCTGGACGGGGCAGACATCGTCTACGTCGCCCGGGTGCAGGCCAAACGCATCATGAGGGTCGGCATCACGATCGGCACTCGGTTCCCCGCCGCCCGCACGTCGATGGGGCGTGTGCTGCTGGCCGGGCTGCCCGAGGCCGAGCTCGACGGGCTGCTGGCTGCGTTGACGGATGCCGACGCGCCCGATGCTGAGCGGGTGGGCGCCGGTGCACTCCGGGCCGCGATCGCCGAGGTGCGCGCCCAGGGCTGGTGCCTCGTCGACCAGGAGCTGGAGGCCGGGCTGCGCTCGATCGCGGCGCCCGTCCGCGCCGCCGACGGCCGGGTGCTCGCCGCGATCAACGTCTCGACGAGCGTGACCACGGTGTCGCTGGAGCAGCTGACCGGCCGCTACAAGGACGCCCTGCTCGAGGTGGCGGGCAGGGCCAGCGCCGCCGCCGGCCACGCCGCGTTCCGCTCCCACTAGCCGCCGCCCCGCACCCGCCCGCGTCCGCACGCACCCGAGGCCGCACTCACCCGCACCCGCATCCGCCCGCGGCCGCATCCGCCCGCACCCGCATCCACCCGCGTGGCGCCTTTTTCCCGCTGGTCGAGTAGGCCCGCTAGGGCCGTATCGAGACCGGGTTTCGGGCGTGACACTAAGCGTGGTGCGGGGTCTCGATACGCTCGTTCCTCGCTACTCGACCAACGGGCAGGGGGAGTGGGCGTTCGCGCAGCTTTGCGTGGCGCCTCTTTCCCGCTGGTCGAGTTTGTCGAAACCTGTCCCGTTGGCTCGAGGGAGCGCTAGCGACCGAAGCCAACTGCGCCGGGGTCTCGATACGCTCGTTCCTCGCTACTCGACCAACGGTGTCGGGGGAGTGGGCGTTTGCGCAGCTTCGCGTGGCGCCTCGTTCCCGCTGGTCGAGTAGGCCCGCTAGGGCCGTATCGAGACCCTGCCGTCAGCGTGAAACCGAGCCCGGTTCTGGGCCTCGATACTCTCGTTCCTCGCTACTCGACCGACGGGGAGGGGTGCGCCCCACCCGCTGGTTGAGCTTGTCGAAACCTCCGTTGGCTCGAGGGAGCGTGCGACCGAAGCCAGCGGCGCCAAGGTCTCGATACGCTCGTTCCTCGCTACTCGACCGACGGGGAGGGGTGCGCGCTTCCGCTGGTTGAGCTTGTCGAAACCCCCGTTGGCTTGAGGGAGCTTGCGACCGAAGCCAACGGCGCCGGGGTCTCGATACGCTCGTTCCTCGCTACTCGACCAGCGGGCAGGGGTGCGCCCTTCCGCTGGTTGAGCTTGTCGAAACCTGTCCCGTTGGCTCGAGGGAGCTTGCGACCGAAGCCAACTGCGCCGGGGTCTCGATGCGCTCGCTCCTCGCTACTCGACCAGCGGTTGCGGGGTAGCTAGCTGGCGAGCAGCGCCCGGTCGTCGAGTGTCGCGCCCTTGATCTTGGCGAATTCGGCCAGCAGGTCGGGGACGGTCATCGAGGCCTTCTGAGCCTCGGCGGCCTCGAAGATGATGCGGCCCTCGTGCATCATGATGAGCCGGTTGCCGAGGCGCAGCGCCTGCTCCATGTTGTGCGTCACCATCAGCGTCGTGAGCTTGTCCTTCTCGACGACGTTCTGCGTCAGCGTCGTGACCAGCTCCGCCCGCTGCGGGTCGAGGGCGGCCGTGTGCTCGTCGAGCAGCAGGATCCGCGGCTGGGTGAAGCTCGCCATCAGCAGCGACAGCGCCTGGCGCTGGCCGCCGGAGAGCAGGCCGACCTTCGCCTTGAGTCGCTTCTCGAGGCCGAGCTCCAACGCCAGCAGCTCCTCGGCGAACTGCTCGCGGCGTGCACGCGTGACGCCCCGGCCGAGGCCGCGCGACTTGCCACGGCGCAGCGCAAGCGCCAGATTCTGCTCGATGCTGAGCGTCGGCGCGGTGCCGGCCATCGGGTCCTGGAACACGCGGCCGATGTAGGCGGCGCGGGCATAATCCTTGAGCTTGCTGACGTTGCGGCCGTCGATCGAGATGGTGCCTGTGTCGACGCCGAGCTTGCCCGAGATGGTGTTGAGCAGGGTGGACTTGCCCGCGCCGTTGCTGCCGATCACCGTGACGAAGTCGCCGGCGTGCAGCTCGAGCGAGAGGTTGCTGAGCGCCTTGCGCTCGTTGACCGTGCCCGGAAAGAAGGTCTTGGAGATGTTGTCGATCTTCAGCATGTCGATTCCTCTGGAACTCGGGGCTACTTGGCGGAGGCGGTCGAGACGAGCTCGGGCTCTGATGGTGCGGGTGCCGCGGCATCCGGCCCCTCGAAGCCCGTGCGGCCGCCGCCGATCCGCAGGCGGGGCAGCTTCTTCAGGAAGCCCCAGCGAGGCAGCAGCAGCGCGGCGACGACGAGCCCGGCGGTGACCAGCTTCATGTCGTTCGGGTTCAGGCCGACCGCCAGCGCGAAGAAGATGACCAGGCGGTAGACGATGGCTCCGATGATCACCGCGAGGGTGCTCACCATGATGCTGCGGCCGGGCAGGATCGCTTGGCCGATGATGACGGATGCCAGCCCGACCAGGATCAGGCCGATGCCCATGCTGATGTCGGCGAAGCCCTGGTACTGGGCGACAAGGGCGCCGCAGAGGGCGACGAGCCCGTTGGAGAGCGCGAGGGTGAGGATGGTGGTGCCGTCGGTGTTGACGCCGAAGCTGCGGATCATCTGGTCGTTGTCACCGGTGGCTTGGATGGCCAGGCCGCGGTCGGTGCTGAGGAACCAGTCGATGGCGAACTTGATGAGCAGCACGAGGATCGCGAAGACGAGGATCGCGCCGGGGCCGCCGATCAGGCCGTTCTCTCGCAGCGGCGTCATGACGGTCTCTTCGCGCAGCAGGGGCAGGTTGGACTTGCCCATGATGCGTAGGTTGATCGACCAGAGGGCGATCATGGTCAGGATGCCGGCGAGCAGGCCGTCGATCTTGCCCTTGGTGTAGAGCAGGCCGGTGACTGTGCCGGCGACCAGCCCCGACGCCGCCCCCGCGAGGGTGGCGATCGGGGCCGGCACGCCCTGAAGGATGAGTGATGCGGCGACCGCAGCACCGGTCGTGAAACTGCCGTCGACCGTGAGGTCGGGGAAGTTCAGTACTCGAAAAGTGAGGTACACCCCAAGCGCCATGACGCCGTAGAGCAGACCGAGTTCGATCGCCGCATTCATCTCAATATCCTTCGTGAGGGTGTGACTCGTTGGTGGCGGGTAGCCGTGTTACTCGATGAGCTCTACTCGATGACCTGGTCTGCGCGGTCGACGAGCGACGCGGGCAGGGTGACGCCCATGCGCTCGGCGGCGGCCGGGTTGATGATGACCTCGAGGGTGTCGAGGGTCTCAACGGGCATGGAGGCCGGGTCGGCGCCGTCTTCGAGGATGCGGATCGCCATCTGGCCGGTCTGGTAGCCCAGGTCGGTGTAGTTGATGCCGAAGGTGGCGATCGCGCCACGGGTGACCTGGCCGCCCTCGGCGCCGAACAGCGGCACCTTGTTCGTCTCAGAGAACTGGATGACGGCCTCGAGGCCCTCGGTCACGCGGTTGTCGGTGGGGATGTAGATCGCGTCGACGCCCTTGAGCGACTCGGCGGCCTGGGCGACCTCGCTGGAGTTGGTGACGGTCGCTTCCTTGATCTCCAGGCCGAGCTTCTTGGCGGCCTCCTTGGCCATGTCGACCTGCACGGAGGAGTTGACCTCGCCCGAGCTGTAGATGATGCCGACGGTCTTGGCGTCGGGCATGACCTCGGTGATCAGGGCGATCTGCTCGGCGACCGGGTTCAGGTCGCTGGTGCCGGTGACGTTGCTGCCCGGGGCCTCCCAGCTGGCGACGAGGCCGGCCTCGGCCGGCTCGGTGACGGCGGTGAACAGGATCGGGATGTCGGTGATGGCCTGGGCCGCGGCCTGGGCGGTGGGCGTGGCGATGGCGAGCACGAGGTCGACCTTGTCGGTGGCGAACTTGCCGGCGATGGTCGTAGCGGTGGCCTGCTCGCCCTGAGCGTTCTGCTCGTCGTAGATGACGTCGGTGCCGTCGACGTAGCCGGCGTCGGTGAACGCCTTCTTGAAGCCCTCGCGGGCGGCGTCGAGTGCCTCGTGCTGCACGATCTGGCTGATGCCGATGCGGATCGGCTGGGTGCCGGAGTCGCTGCCGCCGGCGTCGGGGGTGCTGGCCGCGGGGGCGCAGCCGGCGAGTGCGGTTGCCGCCGTGGCGACGATGGCCAGGCTGAGCAGGGCGCGTGAACGCTTCATGGGTGGTTCTCCTTTGAACGGGTGGTGCATTGCTGTGCGGGTGGAGCTGTGGGGGTGGAGCTGTCTGGGTGGATCGGCCTACGGGGTCGGCTGCAGCGTCGCCATGGCCGCGAGGAAGCGGCTGTTGGCCTCGCTGCTGCCGATGCTCACGCGGATGCCCTCGTTCGACCAGGCGCGGGCGAGCACGCCGTGCGCGGTGAGCGCCGCGTTGACCTCGTCGGTCTGGGCGCCGGTGCGCAGCCAGACGAAGTTGGCGAGCGAGTCGGCGTGCTTCCAGCCGCCCGCCGCGAGCTCGGCGGAGACACGGGCGCGCTCGGCCACGATCTGGTCGATGCGCTCTCCCAGCTCGGCCTCGGCGTCGAGGGACGCGACGGCCGCGCGCTGGGCGAGGTCGGTGACGGCGAACGGCA includes the following:
- a CDS encoding serine hydrolase domain-containing protein, with protein sequence MDTTALNEFLDDIDFSGVVLVRRGDQTLFEAASGLATQRWGLPNAVDMRFDTSAITKLFTSVAVLQQVVAGKLDLEASIHDYVDLSGTTIGRDVTLLHLLTHTSGLADDADEAAGEDYADLYIHTPNYSVVETADLLPFFAQKAPLEAPGIESHYINAGYVLAGLALEKATGLSYRAYIERDVFAAAGMKSSGFFDRRDATPNVAEGWDQAEDGSWESNIYKAPPIGGPDTGAHATAEDLLRFLTALRTGVLLNPEFTSEFFTPQVEHDEETFYGLGLEFDMNEDGSVRSYFKDGISAGASGILRHYLAEGIDVVVLSNAEEGAWDVIRELDERLGG
- a CDS encoding GNAT family N-acetyltransferase — translated: MTAALFEVRRTTEQDWAEIRALRLEMLADTPHAYLETVADAAARDESGWRRRAARTAGPGAISLAAILTDGAEAGRWVGTMAAILPVGAAGARLVGVYVSPGWRGATSGVSDALLDGIEEWAGLHGDVLTLEVHQDSTAARRFYKRRGFEETGAVQPYPLNPKQLELEMAKPLRAEQAGGPRLLGGGSR
- a CDS encoding 3-oxoacid CoA-transferase subunit A, whose amino-acid sequence is MISKVVPAVTDAVAGIADGDTILVGGFGRAGQPVELIDALLAQGARDLTIVSNNAGNGDLGLAALLAEGRVRKMVCSFPRQSDSHVFDRLYRAGEVELELVPQGNLAERIRAAGAGIGAFFTPTGVGTVLAEGKESRTIDGVDYVLEYPIRAQFALISAYRADRWGNLVYRKTARNFGPVMATAAATTIVQVDEIVELGGLDPEAVVTPGIYVDRVVQVPGRPWLRDGQFHGSAA
- a CDS encoding 3-oxoacid CoA-transferase subunit B, encoding MTTSPSITSRLSRDELAARIARDIPEGSYVNLGIGAPTLVSNYLPRDQEIILHTENGMLGMGEEPAPGDVDPDLINAGKLPVTELPGASYFHHADSFAMMRGGHVDVCVLGAFQVSERGDLANWSTGAPGAIPAVGGAMDLAVGAKQVYVMTDLLDKTGASKLVAACSYPLTGVRCVTRVYTDHAVFDVGSAGFVIRELFGDNTRESLQALTGLKLAEPTMTEVSA
- a CDS encoding thiolase family protein; this translates as MTASFIYDAVRSPFGRYGKGLAEVRPDDLAAGTLNSLLARHPGLDPALIDEILLGAANQAGEDNRNVARMTALLAGLPTSVTGATVNRLCGSGMESVIQASRAVESGDASLIVAGGVESMSRAPWVLPKPGRTFPAGNETLHSTTLGWRLVNPRMPKQWTVGLGETAEMLADRFDISREEQDAFALRSHRLAAEAWDAGIYDAEVAAVPGTSVSRDEGVRADSTLEALGGLKPAFRSEGSVTAGNSSPLNDGASMLFVGGEQTALGIDPLARIIGRGVAGNNPDEFGIAPVEAANRALARAGKSWADVDVLEINEAFASQALACLRLWPDFDPAKANIHGGAIAIGHPLGASGGRIIGHLAHELARRGGGVGVAAICIGVGQGLAVVLER
- a CDS encoding IclR family transcriptional regulator domain-containing protein, translating into METKPSSDYVQSLARGLAVIGAFDAENPELTLSDVAARTELTRATARRFLLTLAELGYVRADGRVFSLTPKVLELGYSYLSALGLPELLQPFLAELSHELGESTSAAILDGADIVYVARVQAKRIMRVGITIGTRFPAARTSMGRVLLAGLPEAELDGLLAALTDADAPDAERVGAGALRAAIAEVRAQGWCLVDQELEAGLRSIAAPVRAADGRVLAAINVSTSVTTVSLEQLTGRYKDALLEVAGRASAAAGHAAFRSH
- a CDS encoding ABC transporter ATP-binding protein, which translates into the protein MLKIDNISKTFFPGTVNERKALSNLSLELHAGDFVTVIGSNGAGKSTLLNTISGKLGVDTGTISIDGRNVSKLKDYARAAYIGRVFQDPMAGTAPTLSIEQNLALALRRGKSRGLGRGVTRARREQFAEELLALELGLEKRLKAKVGLLSGGQRQALSLLMASFTQPRILLLDEHTAALDPQRAELVTTLTQNVVEKDKLTTLMVTHNMEQALRLGNRLIMMHEGRIIFEAAEAQKASMTVPDLLAEFAKIKGATLDDRALLAS
- a CDS encoding ABC transporter permease; the protein is MNAAIELGLLYGVMALGVYLTFRVLNFPDLTVDGSFTTGAAVAASLILQGVPAPIATLAGAASGLVAGTVTGLLYTKGKIDGLLAGILTMIALWSINLRIMGKSNLPLLREETVMTPLRENGLIGGPGAILVFAILVLLIKFAIDWFLSTDRGLAIQATGDNDQMIRSFGVNTDGTTILTLALSNGLVALCGALVAQYQGFADISMGIGLILVGLASVIIGQAILPGRSIMVSTLAVIIGAIVYRLVIFFALAVGLNPNDMKLVTAGLVVAALLLPRWGFLKKLPRLRIGGGRTGFEGPDAAAPAPSEPELVSTASAK
- a CDS encoding ABC transporter substrate-binding protein gives rise to the protein MKRSRALLSLAIVATAATALAGCAPAASTPDAGGSDSGTQPIRIGISQIVQHEALDAAREGFKKAFTDAGYVDGTDVIYDEQNAQGEQATATTIAGKFATDKVDLVLAIATPTAQAAAQAITDIPILFTAVTEPAEAGLVASWEAPGSNVTGTSDLNPVAEQIALITEVMPDAKTVGIIYSSGEVNSSVQVDMAKEAAKKLGLEIKEATVTNSSEVAQAAESLKGVDAIYIPTDNRVTEGLEAVIQFSETNKVPLFGAEGGQVTRGAIATFGINYTDLGYQTGQMAIRILEDGADPASMPVETLDTLEVIINPAAAERMGVTLPASLVDRADQVIE